Proteins from a genomic interval of Inediibacterium massiliense:
- a CDS encoding uracil-DNA glycosylase, which yields MYTLEEVKAFTYGCRKCKLYKTRTKVVFGQGSPYADILFIGEGPGYHEDQQGKAFIGPAGELLTKAIEGIGMKRDEVYIANIVKCRPPNNRNPQDDEMKRCIPYLRWQVKIINPKIIVCLGSISAKNIIDPDLRITKERGKWYFKKGIWIMPTFHPSAVLRDELKKRPFWEDFKEIHKKWEELKGDHDEKR from the coding sequence ATGTATACATTAGAAGAAGTAAAAGCATTTACTTATGGATGTAGAAAATGTAAATTATATAAAACAAGAACGAAAGTAGTATTTGGTCAAGGGAGCCCGTATGCGGATATTTTATTTATAGGAGAAGGGCCAGGATATCATGAAGATCAGCAGGGGAAGGCTTTTATAGGTCCAGCAGGAGAATTGCTTACAAAGGCTATAGAAGGTATTGGAATGAAAAGAGACGAGGTTTATATTGCAAATATTGTAAAATGCAGGCCTCCAAATAATAGAAATCCTCAAGATGATGAAATGAAAAGGTGTATACCTTATTTAAGATGGCAGGTAAAAATCATAAATCCAAAAATAATTGTGTGTCTTGGCTCTATTTCTGCAAAAAATATTATAGATCCAGATTTAAGAATTACAAAAGAAAGAGGAAAATGGTACTTCAAAAAAGGTATATGGATTATGCCTACCTTTCATCCTTCTGCTGTCCTTCGTGATGAGCTTAAAAAAAGACCATTTTGGGAAGACTTTAAGGAAATTCATAAAAAATGGGAAGAATTAAAAGGAGATCATGATGAAAAAAGATAA
- a CDS encoding uracil-DNA glycosylase, which translates to MKKDKLNLLEEECIKISTDPIVFGEGNVDAKIILVGEAPGAKEVEIGRPFVGAAGKNLDQFLEILKLNRDDLYITNVVKIRPYKVNEKTGRKSNRPPSKEEIEKYEEYLFDEIKIIQPKIIVTLGNVPLKTLLKDKKATIGQKHGNPIDQGEYFIFPLYHPASIIYRRELKEVYVEDLYKLKDFKLSL; encoded by the coding sequence ATGAAAAAAGATAAACTAAATTTATTAGAGGAAGAATGTATAAAGATAAGTACAGATCCTATTGTATTTGGAGAAGGAAATGTAGATGCTAAAATTATTCTTGTAGGAGAAGCTCCTGGAGCAAAAGAGGTGGAGATTGGAAGACCCTTTGTAGGGGCCGCTGGTAAAAATTTAGACCAGTTTTTAGAAATATTAAAATTAAATAGAGATGATTTATATATTACAAATGTAGTAAAAATAAGACCTTATAAAGTCAATGAAAAAACAGGGAGAAAATCAAATAGACCACCTAGTAAAGAAGAAATAGAAAAATATGAAGAATATCTTTTTGATGAAATTAAAATCATTCAACCTAAAATTATTGTAACATTAGGAAATGTCCCTTTAAAAACTTTATTAAAAGATAAAAAGGCAACTATTGGACAAAAGCATGGGAATCCCATAGATCAAGGAGAATATTTTATCTTTCCACTTTATCATCCTGCATCTATTATATATAGAAGAGAATTAAAAGAGGTATATGTAGAAGATTTATACAAACTTAAAGATTTTAAGCTGAGTCTGTAG